DNA from Gammaproteobacteria bacterium:
TATCCGCTCCACGTATTCTTCCTGCACCTGCCAGGACAGGCCCACCGATTCCAGCAGGCCGATCACCAGCGCCTGGTAGTAGAAGGAATCGAGTTCGTACCAGCGGGAGGCCTCCGCCTGGGCCTTGACGCGCCGCAGCTCGTCCTCGCCCGCCAGCTCGGTGCGTAACTCCTGTATCTCTTGTTGCAGGGCTTCTTCCAGCTCGGCCACGGAGCGCCCCCGGGCGGGCGTACCGGAGAAACTGAACAACATGGGCAGACGCGCCAATATGTTGTAGCCCGCCGAGACGGAGGCGGCCACCTGCTGCCCCCGGACCAGCCGGCTGCGCAGACGCGCGCTTTCGCCGCCCGTCAGCAACCCGGCCAGCACCTCCAGGGCGTAGGGCTCCCAGTACGGAACCGCTGCGTCCCGGACGGCGGACGGCAGCGAAGGCGCCTTGTAGAACAGGAACAGATACGGGACCTGCGCCGGCCGCTTGACGACAGCGCGGCGCCGCCCCTGCTGCTCCAGAACGCCGGAGCGGACCGCGGGCAAGGGCTCCAAGGCCTCGAAGGCGCCAAAGTGCTCCCTGGCCAGCGCCAGCACCTCGCCGGGCTCTACGTCTCCCACCACCACCAGGACCGCGTTGTTGGGCGCGTACCAGCGCCGGTACCAGAGGCGCACATCGTCTATTCGCATTGCGTCCAGGTCGTCCATCCAGCCGATGACGGGATGATGGTAGGGGCTGTGCCGGAAGGCCAGGGAAAGCCCCGTCTCGTAGGCATAGGACACGGGCGAATCCTCCACGCGCCACCGCCGCTCCTCCTTGACCACCTCCAGCTCCGTGGCAAACGCCTCCTCTTCCAGGATCAGATTGCGCATGCGGTCCGCCTCCAGGGCAATGCCCACCGGCAGGCGGGAACGTTCCAGCAACTGGTAGTAGGCCGTGTAATCCCTGCCGGTAAAGGCGTTTTCCCGCCCGCCGACGCGCGAGACGGTGCGGGAAAAGGCGTTGTCCGGATTTTTCTCCGTGCCCTGGAACATCATGTGTTCCAGCACGTGGGAAATGCCCGTGATGCCTTCGCGTTCGTAGCTGGAGCCGACCTTGTACCAGAGTTGCACGCAAGCCACCGGCGCCCGGCGGTCTTCCTTGACGATCAGTTTCAGGCCGTTATCCAGCCGGTATTCGTGGACTGCGGCGGGCGCGGACAC
Protein-coding regions in this window:
- a CDS encoding pitrilysin family protein — its product is MSFPGARVPAAFLVLLFLAPVSAPAAVHEYRLDNGLKLIVKEDRRAPVACVQLWYKVGSSYEREGITGISHVLEHMMFQGTEKNPDNAFSRTVSRVGGRENAFTGRDYTAYYQLLERSRLPVGIALEADRMRNLILEEEAFATELEVVKEERRWRVEDSPVSYAYETGLSLAFRHSPYHHPVIGWMDDLDAMRIDDVRLWYRRWYAPNNAVLVVVGDVEPGEVLALAREHFGAFEALEPLPAVRSGVLEQQGRRRAVVKRPAQVPYLFLFYKAPSLPSAVRDAAVPYWEPYALEVLAGLLTGGESARLRSRLVRGQQVAASVSAGYNILARLPMLFSFSGTPARGRSVAELEEALQQEIQELRTELAGEDELRRVKAQAEASRWYELDSFYYQALVIGLLESVGLSWQVQEEYVERIREVTAEQVREVARKYLQDDVLTVVELEPLPLEAGAGRQRAAPEGGRHAR